The Leptospira sp. WS39.C2 genome contains a region encoding:
- a CDS encoding chemotaxis response regulator protein-glutamate methylesterase has protein sequence MIKLLIVDDQNIVRNVLSDTFKDDPTIQVVGTAANANEAQKLVESLRPDVISLDVVMPGMSGIEFLNWLMPKYPTPVIMLSTYTQSGADATVAALSNGAVDFVQKPDGSEDDFLRMLKELTSKIKKYGTELKLQKQTLFVKSSKLKFNEEKNTKYKIIAIGASTGGTQAIDYILGRFPTNLPPIVIVQHMPEYFTSLFAMRLKTTSGLNVIEASNGDILENGGVYLAPGDKHLLVRRLAGKMYIELETFEKVSGHRPSVDVMFDSIAKGKMGNHCIGIILTGMGRDGANGIKNIRTTGGYTIGQDEKSSVVYGMPKEAFQLGGVNQQSSLIDIPQKIIQILET, from the coding sequence ATGATCAAACTTTTGATTGTTGATGATCAAAACATAGTTAGAAATGTGCTTTCTGATACTTTCAAAGATGATCCTACCATACAAGTAGTTGGTACTGCAGCCAATGCAAATGAAGCTCAGAAACTTGTTGAATCCCTTCGACCCGATGTCATAAGTTTGGACGTAGTAATGCCAGGTATGAGTGGAATCGAATTTTTAAATTGGCTTATGCCTAAATATCCTACTCCAGTCATTATGTTGAGTACGTATACTCAATCAGGTGCGGATGCAACGGTTGCGGCACTCTCCAATGGAGCTGTTGATTTTGTTCAAAAACCAGATGGGAGTGAAGATGATTTTTTACGTATGTTAAAAGAACTTACATCTAAAATCAAAAAATATGGAACGGAACTCAAACTTCAAAAACAAACATTATTTGTTAAATCTTCTAAACTCAAATTTAATGAAGAAAAAAATACAAAATACAAAATCATCGCAATTGGTGCTTCCACAGGTGGAACACAAGCAATTGATTATATCCTAGGCCGATTTCCAACTAACTTACCTCCAATTGTAATTGTCCAACATATGCCAGAATACTTCACAAGTTTGTTTGCAATGCGGCTTAAAACGACGAGTGGATTAAATGTAATTGAAGCATCAAATGGAGATATTTTAGAAAATGGTGGTGTGTATTTAGCACCCGGTGACAAACATCTACTCGTTAGGCGACTGGCGGGAAAAATGTATATTGAGTTAGAGACTTTTGAAAAAGTATCGGGGCATAGGCCATCTGTTGACGTCATGTTCGACTCGATTGCAAAAGGTAAAATGGGAAACCATTGTATAGGAATCATATTAACTGGCATGGGGCGTGATGGTGCAAATGGTATCAAAAATATACGAACCACAGGTGGATATACCATAGGACAAGATGAAAAATCTTCCGTTGTTTATGGTATGCCAAAAGAAGCATTTCAATTAGGTGGAGTGAACCAACAATCTTCTTTAATTGATATTCCTCAGAAAATCATTCAAATTTTGGAAACTTAA
- a CDS encoding chemotaxis protein CheA has product MNREDLLLGFIQEGFELIEDCENAILAIEEIQQSDGNFDEELMNNLFRSVHTFKGSSGLLKLETLVKLTHEAETLMDLLRNQKRIPSQDLTQVLIDTFDRMRDLLSKVENLKGNPEMDSPTELQIQALQSEIKKLQLKEEDDPSEVTPKKDKNVYEIFGEEEELKESSAKSKSKVYEIFEDSEPEQIKNSTRFEIFENTPKENISKNNNINPQIERITETNKFGSSNIRKEIKVANDKLDSLLDLVGELVIAESNVTQHPTIKSIRNESLNSALTRFHKILLDLQEVAFSTRMIPISGVFQKMSRLVRDLQKQSGKKVLLHIKGEDTEIDKTIVDLIADPIVHILRNSIDHGLETPEERIQSNKSDTGNIFLSARQSVNEVWVMIRDDGKGLDRNKILEKAKSNGLVSGDTTTFTDQEVFNLIFHPGLSTAKVVSDISGRGVGMDIVRQNIVKLGGKIEIHSRYGEGTTFVLRIPLSLGIMEGTVVRIGQKFFTIQTIELREFVSLRDKKEIELDEGQKVLDIRGTFIPIFDINNILNHKEHILYDNLDPLMIILEYEKKLIGIRVDEIIGNQNVVIKPLMGIMENAQGVNGFTILGNGNVSLILDVKSIFSKLELVGIS; this is encoded by the coding sequence ATGAATAGAGAAGATCTCTTACTCGGATTCATCCAAGAAGGATTTGAATTGATCGAGGATTGTGAAAACGCAATCCTCGCTATCGAAGAAATCCAACAATCGGATGGAAATTTTGATGAAGAACTAATGAACAATTTGTTTCGTTCTGTTCATACGTTCAAAGGATCATCTGGATTACTTAAATTAGAAACACTTGTTAAGTTGACGCATGAAGCCGAAACATTGATGGATCTTTTACGCAATCAAAAGCGAATACCATCACAAGATTTAACACAAGTTTTGATTGATACATTTGATCGAATGCGTGATTTACTTTCAAAGGTTGAAAATTTAAAAGGAAATCCAGAAATGGACTCTCCTACTGAACTCCAAATTCAGGCCTTACAATCTGAAATCAAAAAATTACAATTGAAAGAGGAAGACGATCCTTCCGAGGTAACACCCAAAAAAGACAAAAATGTTTATGAAATTTTTGGGGAAGAAGAAGAATTAAAAGAATCAAGTGCGAAATCAAAATCAAAAGTGTATGAGATTTTTGAAGATAGTGAGCCAGAACAAATAAAAAATTCTACACGTTTTGAAATCTTTGAAAACACACCAAAAGAAAATATTTCTAAAAATAATAATATCAATCCCCAAATTGAAAGGATTACAGAAACAAACAAATTTGGTAGTTCAAATATTCGAAAAGAAATAAAAGTCGCCAATGATAAGTTAGATTCTCTTTTAGATTTAGTTGGAGAACTTGTCATAGCCGAATCCAATGTCACACAACACCCAACAATCAAATCGATTCGGAATGAAAGTTTGAATTCAGCTCTGACTCGTTTTCATAAAATCCTCTTAGATTTACAAGAGGTAGCTTTTTCAACAAGGATGATCCCTATTTCTGGAGTGTTTCAAAAAATGTCACGACTTGTGCGTGACCTACAAAAACAATCTGGCAAAAAAGTCCTTTTGCATATCAAAGGAGAAGATACTGAAATAGATAAAACCATTGTTGATTTAATCGCTGATCCTATTGTTCACATTTTAAGAAACTCAATAGACCATGGTTTAGAAACACCTGAAGAAAGAATCCAAAGTAACAAATCTGATACTGGGAATATTTTCCTAAGCGCAAGGCAATCCGTAAACGAAGTATGGGTCATGATCCGTGACGATGGGAAAGGTTTGGATCGAAACAAAATTTTAGAAAAGGCAAAATCGAATGGTTTGGTGTCAGGTGATACAACAACATTCACTGACCAAGAAGTCTTTAACTTAATTTTCCATCCTGGTTTATCAACTGCCAAGGTTGTGTCTGATATCTCTGGTCGCGGAGTTGGAATGGACATAGTTCGACAAAACATTGTTAAACTAGGCGGAAAAATTGAAATTCATAGCCGATATGGTGAAGGAACAACGTTTGTACTTCGAATTCCATTATCACTTGGAATCATGGAAGGAACAGTTGTTAGAATTGGACAAAAATTTTTCACAATCCAAACAATCGAATTACGCGAATTTGTAAGTTTACGAGATAAAAAAGAAATAGAACTAGATGAAGGCCAAAAGGTACTCGATATACGAGGAACGTTCATTCCAATATTTGACATCAATAATATCTTAAATCACAAAGAACATATCTTATATGATAATCTTGATCCTCTAATGATTATTTTAGAATACGAAAAAAAATTAATCGGTATCCGCGTGGATGAAATCATTGGTAATCAAAACGTTGTGATCAAACCACTTATGGGAATCATGGAAAATGCACAAGGTGTCAATGGTTTCACAATTTTAGGTAATGGAAATGTAAGCTTAATATTAGACGTAAAATCAATATTCAGCAAATTAGAGTTAGTTGGAATTTCATGA
- a CDS encoding MFS transporter — MDFKFTPYHFFVVGLLAFLQFTVVLDFMILSPLGVLVMQELQIPTEKFGYVVSAYAFSAGISGLLAAGFADRFDRKKLLLFFYVGFVIATFLCGIAIRYEFLLFVRILTGMFAGVLSSISFAIVADLFPLQVRGRVMGFIMTAFAASQVFGLPIGIYISNIWGWQSPFLMIAGVSGVVGFFIFFFLKPVNKHLDNKIDTRAFHHLIATLTDPKYIPAFIATTLMATGGFMLMPFGSAFSVHNLGVKLEDLPFIYMVTGFVSMLGGPIMGKLSDAIGKYNMFFVASTIAAVIIIYFTRLKVTPLPTVIVLNSLLFVFIAARMISANAMNSAVPELHDRGAFMAISSSIQQISGGIAASIAGLIVIQTPSGYLERYEVLGYVVASAIVCTVILMYKVNKMILAKT; from the coding sequence ATGGATTTCAAATTTACACCCTACCATTTTTTCGTAGTTGGCTTACTTGCATTTTTGCAATTTACTGTTGTATTGGATTTTATGATTTTGTCTCCTCTTGGTGTCCTCGTAATGCAAGAGTTACAAATTCCAACTGAAAAATTCGGATATGTGGTATCCGCTTATGCATTTAGTGCGGGGATTTCGGGATTGTTAGCTGCTGGTTTTGCAGACCGTTTTGATCGTAAAAAGTTACTTCTCTTTTTTTATGTCGGATTTGTGATCGCAACATTTTTATGTGGCATTGCCATTCGTTATGAATTTTTATTATTTGTAAGAATACTAACAGGGATGTTTGCAGGAGTTTTATCTTCTATCTCCTTTGCCATCGTCGCCGATTTATTTCCTTTGCAAGTTAGAGGAAGGGTGATGGGTTTTATCATGACTGCTTTTGCAGCAAGTCAGGTGTTTGGACTTCCTATTGGAATTTATATATCCAATATTTGGGGTTGGCAATCGCCATTTCTTATGATTGCTGGTGTGAGTGGAGTGGTTGGGTTTTTTATTTTCTTTTTTCTAAAACCCGTAAATAAACATTTAGATAACAAAATAGACACACGTGCATTCCATCATTTAATCGCTACTCTAACAGATCCAAAATACATCCCTGCCTTTATAGCAACTACATTAATGGCAACCGGTGGTTTTATGTTAATGCCATTTGGTTCTGCTTTTTCTGTTCATAATTTAGGAGTCAAACTAGAAGATTTACCATTTATCTATATGGTCACTGGTTTTGTTTCTATGTTAGGTGGTCCAATCATGGGAAAATTGAGTGATGCTATAGGAAAATACAATATGTTTTTTGTTGCTTCCACAATTGCTGCAGTTATAATAATATATTTTACAAGATTAAAGGTAACTCCTCTGCCTACCGTCATTGTATTAAATTCTCTACTTTTTGTTTTTATTGCGGCACGTATGATATCAGCAAATGCAATGAATTCTGCAGTCCCAGAGCTTCATGATAGAGGAGCTTTTATGGCTATCAGTTCTTCCATACAACAGATATCAGGTGGAATCGCTGCTTCTATCGCAGGACTTATTGTAATCCAAACTCCAAGTGGTTATTTAGAACGTTATGAAGTTTTGGGATATGTTGTTGCATCAGCGATTGTTTGTACAGTGATACTAATGTATAAAGTAAATAAAATGATATTGGCTAAAACTTAA
- a CDS encoding response regulator has translation MAKKILLCDDAPTALKLMELILSGEGYEIFKAENAEQAMLSLEANGPFDGCVFDINMPGKNGIELSRDYLSHPKGQGGKILIVSTESSDHLRQAGKDVGVKAWIVKPFEDEDLIEVLKKIIG, from the coding sequence ATGGCTAAAAAAATATTATTATGTGACGATGCTCCAACAGCTCTTAAGCTAATGGAACTTATTCTTTCTGGTGAAGGTTATGAAATTTTCAAAGCTGAAAATGCAGAACAAGCAATGTTATCCTTGGAAGCAAATGGTCCATTTGATGGTTGTGTATTTGATATAAACATGCCTGGTAAAAATGGTATCGAATTATCAAGAGACTATTTGTCTCATCCTAAAGGACAAGGTGGAAAGATTTTAATCGTATCAACTGAATCTAGCGATCATTTGAGACAAGCAGGAAAGGATGTAGGTGTTAAAGCATGGATCGTAAAACCATTCGAAGATGAAGATTTGATAGAAGTATTAAAAAAAATCATTGGTTGA
- a CDS encoding SpoIIE family protein phosphatase, which produces MKRIIYVILCLVILSGSIAALPIDLSKNWYVTKGFVTSENPNSKHWKTLESLPLANILTQFEWEKNKLRKVTMAKSFLLSQSDFQKADDDAFSLHIPYISNYYEIYLNQTLLTANGHIKEDKIEKSGYRRHILVRIKRSLLNMGQNQIRILIAAEEGEELNVYKLFNDFPANINLASEHLNIQDEYETYMLLFLYIFVGIYHGLFYWKRKQEIYNLYYALFSIFLAIYMIFRSQGVYSLGLEPFTQTKIEYFVIFLTPVWLLLFTDVFFRSKISKISKVYFVFSFLLAISQLFVNRATSVILLRIWQISVLFFGIMILYLIVSAVRANNKDAKRLLVGVLFLLGAGTWDILGASGMLPIQNLNLLRFGFIVFVLGIAVVLANRFLRVHRQVEELNLSLEKKVEERTNELQNTLTKVQELKVQQDGDYFLTSLLLDPLSQTKVESTKVLLQAYIKQKKEFEFRGKKREIGGDIIISDSITLNGKSYLVFINGDAMGKSIQGAGGALVLGVVFLSFIKRTQMILENQNKSPERWIKECFYELQTIFESFDGSMLVSVVLGLVEEDTGVLYYLNAEHPWTVLYRDGVASFIEEELELRKIGTKGMDGDVRVRIFPLENGDILFIGSDGRDDLVLKESGDGNRLINEDETKFLEVVEKSKGNLGLLVDNLLDVGAFSDDLTLLRIEWLGSFKRVSKDTLSNLSSDDYLYAKVKSLFDLGNGEEAFQNIEYLLSNESLSDDIRINLIREKSRISLLLKKFDVAVESLESIFPFFVTDNEILLQLSFAYRKSKNIKKAIEIGERLRARDPKHSRNLINLVECYRLIGNLDRAKKIFYRLATITPEHPQVVKLREILELDVKT; this is translated from the coding sequence ATGAAAAGAATTATTTATGTAATTTTATGTTTAGTAATATTATCAGGCTCTATCGCTGCTCTTCCGATTGATTTATCTAAAAATTGGTATGTCACCAAAGGATTTGTTACTTCTGAAAATCCAAATAGTAAACACTGGAAAACATTAGAATCTTTACCACTTGCAAACATTCTCACTCAATTTGAATGGGAGAAAAACAAACTTCGTAAAGTGACAATGGCAAAATCTTTTTTGTTGTCCCAATCTGATTTTCAAAAAGCAGATGATGATGCGTTTAGCCTTCATATTCCTTATATCTCAAACTATTATGAAATTTATCTAAACCAAACACTTCTTACCGCAAACGGCCACATAAAAGAAGATAAAATTGAAAAAAGTGGTTATCGTCGCCATATACTTGTTAGAATCAAGAGAAGTCTTTTGAATATGGGACAAAACCAGATTAGGATACTTATCGCTGCTGAAGAAGGAGAGGAGTTGAATGTTTATAAACTTTTTAACGATTTTCCTGCCAATATCAATCTTGCCTCCGAACATTTAAACATTCAGGATGAATATGAAACATACATGTTATTGTTTTTATATATATTTGTAGGAATCTATCATGGATTGTTTTATTGGAAACGCAAACAAGAGATATATAATTTATATTATGCATTGTTTTCCATTTTCCTAGCTATTTATATGATTTTTCGATCACAAGGTGTTTATTCCTTGGGTCTAGAGCCATTTACACAAACCAAAATAGAATATTTTGTAATATTCTTAACTCCTGTTTGGTTGTTGCTGTTCACAGATGTATTTTTTCGTTCAAAAATTAGTAAAATTTCAAAAGTTTATTTTGTATTTAGTTTTTTGTTGGCCATTAGCCAACTTTTTGTAAACAGAGCTACTTCCGTTATTTTGTTACGAATTTGGCAGATTTCCGTTTTGTTTTTCGGAATTATGATCCTCTATTTGATTGTTTCAGCTGTTCGTGCAAACAATAAGGACGCAAAACGATTGCTAGTTGGTGTATTGTTTTTACTTGGTGCGGGAACTTGGGATATATTAGGTGCTTCGGGTATGTTGCCAATCCAAAATCTAAACTTATTGCGATTCGGGTTTATTGTATTTGTTTTAGGGATTGCAGTGGTGTTGGCAAATCGATTTTTACGAGTTCATAGGCAAGTTGAAGAACTCAATTTAAGTTTAGAGAAGAAGGTAGAGGAAAGGACGAACGAATTACAAAATACGTTAACGAAAGTACAGGAGCTTAAAGTCCAACAAGATGGAGATTATTTTTTAACATCTCTACTACTTGATCCCTTGAGCCAAACAAAAGTGGAATCTACAAAAGTTTTACTACAAGCATATATAAAACAAAAAAAAGAATTTGAGTTTCGTGGAAAAAAAAGAGAAATCGGTGGTGATATCATCATCAGTGATAGTATCACTTTGAATGGAAAATCGTATTTAGTTTTTATCAACGGAGATGCGATGGGAAAATCTATCCAAGGTGCTGGTGGTGCGCTTGTCCTTGGTGTTGTATTTTTATCTTTTATCAAACGTACACAGATGATTTTGGAAAACCAAAACAAATCACCCGAACGTTGGATCAAAGAATGTTTTTACGAACTTCAAACAATTTTTGAATCTTTTGATGGCTCAATGCTCGTATCAGTTGTGTTAGGTCTTGTCGAAGAAGATACTGGTGTATTGTATTATCTCAATGCAGAACATCCGTGGACTGTATTATATCGTGATGGAGTCGCATCCTTTATTGAAGAGGAATTAGAACTTAGAAAAATTGGAACAAAAGGAATGGATGGAGATGTGCGAGTCCGAATCTTCCCTTTAGAAAATGGAGATATTTTATTCATAGGTTCCGACGGTCGTGATGATTTAGTGTTAAAAGAAAGTGGTGATGGAAATCGACTCATCAATGAGGACGAAACAAAATTTTTAGAAGTGGTTGAAAAATCAAAAGGTAACTTAGGATTATTAGTTGATAATTTATTGGATGTTGGTGCTTTTTCTGATGACCTTACCTTGCTTAGGATCGAGTGGCTTGGTTCTTTCAAACGAGTATCAAAAGACACACTTTCAAATTTATCTTCGGATGACTACTTATATGCAAAAGTTAAATCGTTATTTGATCTAGGAAATGGGGAAGAGGCTTTTCAAAACATAGAATATTTATTATCAAATGAATCTTTGAGTGATGATATCAGAATTAATTTAATCCGAGAAAAATCTAGAATTTCATTGTTATTGAAAAAATTTGATGTCGCTGTGGAATCATTGGAATCAATATTTCCTTTTTTTGTCACCGATAATGAAATATTACTCCAACTCAGTTTTGCTTACCGTAAGTCAAAAAATATAAAAAAGGCAATTGAGATCGGAGAAAGGTTACGTGCAAGAGATCCAAAACACAGCCGTAACTTAATCAATTTAGTTGAATGTTATCGTCTTATAGGAAATCTAGATAGGGCTAAAAAGATTTTTTATCGATTAGCGACGATTACACCTGAACACCCGCAGGTTGTGAAATTAAGGGAAATTTTAGAACTAGATGTGAAAACATAA
- a CDS encoding chemotaxis protein CheD — MTVLQEKSVVYLNIGETFFSNGNHQIKTILGSCVSVCLFHEQTKYSAINHILLPKVTDIKEEKKSLRYGENSMEHLISYFVKKQIPRNELKAKIFGGTQSSLFPNFTAGPKNILFVQSYLSFEKIPIVSQDIGGELYRKLSFHTDSFDVYITKLHPQSIADISVQEKHFETKVKERMLKKTSVYTFNQ; from the coding sequence ATGACCGTGTTACAGGAGAAATCTGTAGTTTATTTGAATATTGGAGAAACATTTTTTTCCAATGGAAATCACCAGATTAAAACAATCTTGGGTTCTTGCGTTTCTGTATGTCTTTTTCATGAACAAACGAAATATTCCGCAATCAATCATATTTTGTTGCCTAAGGTTACTGATATAAAAGAAGAAAAGAAGAGTTTACGATATGGTGAAAACTCAATGGAACATTTGATTTCTTATTTTGTGAAAAAACAAATTCCACGTAATGAATTAAAAGCAAAAATCTTTGGTGGTACCCAATCTTCATTATTTCCCAATTTCACAGCGGGCCCTAAAAATATTTTATTTGTGCAATCGTATCTTTCCTTTGAAAAAATTCCAATTGTGAGCCAAGATATTGGAGGAGAATTGTATCGTAAACTCTCCTTTCACACAGATTCATTTGATGTTTATATTACAAAATTACATCCACAATCAATTGCAGATATTTCAGTACAAGAAAAACACTTTGAAACGAAAGTGAAAGAGAGAATGTTAAAAAAAACTTCAGTATATACTTTCAACCAATGA
- a CDS encoding rod shape-determining protein → MIFDNLYGLFSNDMGIDLGTANTLVHVKGQGIVLSEPSVVAVQASTGRVLAVGQEAKRMLGRTPGDIVAIRPMKDGVIADFETVEKMIRYFIAKVHNRTTFVKPRIVIGVPSGITEVERRAVRESAEQAGAREIFLIEEALAAAIGANIPIHEPAGNMIVDIGGGTTEIAVISLGGMVIAESIRTGGDEFDEAIVKYLRNQYNLVVGERTAEDIKLTIGNAFADKRVDTMEVKGRDAISGLPRTLELDSNEIRKALKEPTDEILDGIKSVLERTPPELAADIVERGIVLTGGGCLLRGLEHYLTKETGVPVFRAENPLTCVVLGTGRYLDELKYIKPGIR, encoded by the coding sequence ATGATATTTGATAATCTTTATGGACTTTTCTCAAACGATATGGGAATCGATTTGGGAACCGCGAACACCCTCGTGCATGTGAAAGGACAAGGGATCGTCCTATCAGAACCGTCGGTCGTGGCAGTCCAAGCCTCAACTGGTCGAGTCCTTGCCGTGGGACAAGAAGCAAAACGAATGCTAGGAAGGACTCCTGGTGACATCGTTGCCATCCGCCCTATGAAAGACGGGGTCATCGCTGACTTCGAAACTGTGGAAAAGATGATCCGTTACTTCATCGCAAAAGTCCACAACCGCACTACATTTGTAAAACCGCGCATCGTCATCGGGGTTCCTTCGGGAATTACCGAAGTGGAAAGACGTGCTGTTCGTGAGTCCGCTGAACAAGCCGGTGCCCGCGAAATTTTTCTCATCGAAGAAGCGCTTGCCGCTGCCATCGGTGCCAACATCCCTATCCATGAACCAGCAGGGAACATGATTGTGGATATCGGCGGGGGAACCACAGAAATCGCAGTGATCTCTCTCGGTGGTATGGTAATCGCTGAGTCCATCCGAACTGGTGGTGACGAATTTGATGAAGCCATTGTGAAATACCTCCGTAACCAATACAACCTAGTCGTTGGAGAAAGAACGGCAGAGGACATTAAACTTACCATCGGAAATGCATTCGCAGACAAACGTGTCGACACGATGGAAGTCAAAGGCCGTGATGCCATCTCTGGTCTCCCACGTACCCTCGAACTTGATTCCAACGAAATCCGTAAAGCCCTCAAAGAACCAACAGACGAAATCCTAGACGGGATCAAATCGGTTCTCGAGCGCACTCCTCCAGAACTGGCAGCCGACATCGTGGAACGAGGGATCGTTCTCACAGGTGGTGGTTGCCTCCTCCGTGGTCTCGAACACTACCTCACCAAAGAAACAGGTGTTCCGGTCTTCCGTGCGGAAAACCCACTGACTTGTGTGGTTCTTGGAA
- a CDS encoding Ppx/GppA phosphatase family protein has translation MLPFSQILRKPNQAFRTEKILAAIDLGTNSFHIVVVKLRPDGTLEYLTKEKESVRLGSGSSDYAVITNEAMDRGLACLKRFKTLADSYKAEIRAVATSALREAENRQIFLDRAEKETGIQIQVISGNEEARLIYLGILQGLPVYEKRILLIDIGGGSTELLIGEKGEILFSTSMKLGAIRLTEKYLKKDPLSATDLQKCRIHIESVLSAFLPQIETWKPFMVVGSSGTITSVTSMVLEKKGEKRERLNGTEIPMDAFKEIRKQVLDAESIKKRLKIPGLDAKRGDIIVGGILVLDEVLQRIKAPSFTVSDFALREGIVYDTIESWYRQTDTSLPRLDNIREKAIKTVANLYPQGKQHAEAVAKLTLQLFDDLKELHGLGNLERDYLETACYLHQVGLCISHHNYHKHSYYIIRNSEAMVGFSNSEIEIIALLARYHRKGGPKGKHEEFKNLRPEDQLLVRKLASFLRIGDGLDRSEKSIIERLDAVLEKGKVNCRLYFKKGVDPNLEIWSVSEKKDLFEDTFNTNLEFHLHPI, from the coding sequence ATGCTTCCTTTCTCACAAATCTTACGCAAACCAAACCAGGCATTTCGCACGGAAAAGATCCTTGCTGCCATTGATTTGGGCACTAATTCCTTCCACATCGTTGTCGTAAAACTAAGACCGGACGGTACACTCGAATACCTTACGAAAGAAAAGGAATCGGTTCGCTTAGGGAGTGGTAGCAGTGATTATGCGGTCATCACAAACGAGGCAATGGACCGGGGTCTTGCTTGTTTAAAACGATTCAAAACCCTTGCCGACAGTTACAAAGCAGAAATCCGAGCAGTTGCCACAAGTGCACTTAGAGAAGCTGAAAACCGACAGATTTTTCTCGATAGGGCTGAGAAGGAAACGGGCATCCAAATCCAAGTCATTTCAGGTAACGAAGAAGCACGCCTGATTTATTTAGGGATTTTACAGGGCCTTCCGGTATATGAAAAACGAATCCTTCTCATAGACATTGGAGGAGGGAGTACGGAACTTCTAATCGGAGAAAAAGGCGAAATCCTTTTTTCCACCAGCATGAAGTTAGGTGCCATTCGCTTAACAGAGAAATACTTAAAAAAAGATCCACTTTCGGCAACTGATTTGCAAAAATGTAGGATTCACATTGAATCTGTTTTATCAGCTTTTTTACCGCAAATTGAAACTTGGAAACCCTTTATGGTGGTGGGAAGTTCGGGCACTATCACTTCAGTGACCTCCATGGTTCTCGAAAAAAAAGGGGAAAAACGAGAACGGTTAAATGGAACTGAGATTCCAATGGATGCTTTCAAAGAGATCCGCAAACAAGTATTAGATGCCGAAAGCATCAAAAAAAGATTAAAAATCCCAGGACTTGATGCCAAACGAGGTGATATCATCGTGGGTGGGATTTTGGTTTTGGACGAAGTATTACAAAGGATCAAAGCTCCCTCATTTACCGTGAGTGATTTTGCCCTTCGGGAAGGGATTGTCTATGATACAATTGAATCTTGGTACAGACAAACTGATACCTCACTACCGAGACTAGATAACATTCGTGAAAAAGCGATCAAAACCGTTGCGAACCTTTACCCACAAGGGAAACAACATGCCGAAGCTGTTGCAAAACTCACCTTGCAGTTGTTTGATGATTTAAAGGAATTACATGGTCTTGGGAATTTAGAACGTGATTATTTGGAAACGGCTTGTTACCTCCACCAAGTGGGACTTTGTATTTCTCATCATAACTATCACAAACATAGTTATTATATCATTCGTAACTCAGAAGCTATGGTTGGTTTTTCTAATTCAGAAATTGAAATCATCGCACTACTTGCTCGTTACCATAGAAAAGGTGGACCCAAAGGAAAACATGAAGAGTTTAAAAACCTTCGACCAGAAGACCAACTTTTGGTTCGGAAGTTAGCATCTTTTTTACGAATCGGAGATGGATTGGATCGTTCTGAAAAATCCATCATTGAACGATTGGATGCTGTTTTGGAAAAAGGAAAAGTGAACTGCAGGTTATATTTTAAGAAAGGGGTAGATCCAAATTTAGAAATTTGGTCTGTGTCCGAAAAAAAGGATTTGTTTGAAGATACATTTAATACAAATTTAGAATTTCACTTACATCCAATATGA